In Porphyromonas cangingivalis, a genomic segment contains:
- a CDS encoding 3-deoxy-D-manno-octulosonic acid transferase, which yields MNIYDMTLKAYFGVIRLIASRHRKAGLMTSGRKGLLDKLRAQRKPGDRYIWIHASSLGEFEQGRPLIEKLKEKHPEYKICLTFFSPSGYEVRKDYPLADIVTYIPYDTSSDLRPFIDILSPEKAIFIKYEIWLNTLFYLKEKGIPTYLISAIFRPTQIFFKFYGRIFRDALRCYSWIFVQNEDSFKLLKSIGVDGLSIAGDTRTDRVWDIKNNAKDDAFVEAFVGEAHAQGQKVMMVGSSWEEDERVYLPALIHDDRWRVIIVPHEITEKHIKSIRDTVPNSINVALHTESPTVEALKETRVLIVDRMGLLSSLYKYTDMAYIGGGFGRGIHNTLEAAVYDCPILFGPNHHKFMEAKALLACGAAFSVNSTEDVIAYLNLLFDENARQSIGAKAGAYIRSNLGSTDIIIKGIFK from the coding sequence ATGAACATCTATGATATGACACTGAAGGCTTACTTTGGTGTCATTCGTCTTATAGCCTCGCGTCATCGCAAGGCTGGACTGATGACAAGTGGTCGAAAAGGACTGCTCGACAAGCTCAGAGCACAACGAAAGCCCGGTGATCGTTATATATGGATCCATGCTTCATCCCTCGGAGAGTTTGAGCAGGGGAGACCTTTGATAGAAAAGCTCAAGGAGAAACACCCCGAGTACAAGATCTGTCTCACCTTCTTCTCACCGTCCGGCTATGAGGTACGTAAGGACTATCCCTTGGCAGATATTGTCACCTACATCCCCTACGACACATCATCGGATCTCAGGCCTTTCATTGATATCCTTTCGCCCGAGAAGGCGATATTCATCAAGTATGAGATCTGGCTCAATACCCTCTTCTACCTCAAAGAAAAAGGGATCCCGACTTATCTGATCTCTGCAATCTTCCGTCCGACACAGATATTCTTCAAGTTTTATGGGAGGATCTTTCGAGATGCTTTGCGCTGTTATTCTTGGATCTTTGTCCAGAATGAGGACTCTTTCAAGCTCCTGAAAAGTATTGGTGTAGATGGTTTGTCTATAGCTGGGGATACTCGTACCGATAGAGTATGGGACATCAAGAACAATGCCAAAGATGATGCCTTTGTCGAGGCTTTCGTTGGTGAAGCACACGCACAAGGACAAAAAGTCATGATGGTCGGAAGTTCATGGGAGGAGGACGAGAGGGTTTATCTCCCTGCTCTGATCCATGATGACAGGTGGCGAGTGATCATCGTGCCACACGAGATTACGGAAAAGCACATAAAGAGCATAAGAGATACCGTACCCAATAGTATCAATGTCGCTCTGCACACAGAGAGCCCGACAGTCGAAGCCTTGAAGGAGACACGAGTCCTCATTGTCGATCGTATGGGGCTGTTGTCGTCACTCTATAAGTACACCGATATGGCTTATATCGGTGGGGGATTTGGTAGGGGTATTCATAATACTCTCGAAGCTGCGGTGTATGATTGTCCTATACTCTTTGGCCCCAACCATCATAAGTTTATGGAGGCCAAAGCTCTCTTAGCTTGTGGCGCGGCATTTTCTGTCAACTCGACAGAAGACGTGATCGCATACCTCAATCTCCTTTTTGATGAAAACGCCCGACAGAGCATCGGAGCGAAAGCCGGAGCATATATCCGATCCAACCTTGGATCCACCGACATTATCATCAAGGGGATTTTCAAATAG
- a CDS encoding nucleobase:cation symporter-2 family protein, with the protein MNQTPSTDLIYSVDDRPPFKDALFAALQHLLAIFVAIITPPLIIADALSLDPETKAFLISMALFVSGISTFVQCRGVGGIGARLLCVQGTSFSFISPIISAGLAGGLPLIFGCTIAAAPIEMIVSRIFKYVKHIVTPIVSGTVVLLIGLSLIKVGVVACGGGFDAMGDGTFGHWHNLLVAGSVLVSVLFFNKMNNKYLRMSSIVLGIIVGYIVAMSLGMVDYSLIEGAKTWKLNAPLPFKYGFKFEWGHFIALGIIYLITAIEASGDVTANSMISGLKISGDSYLKRVSGGVMADGFNSLLAGVFNSFPNSIFAQNNGIIQLTGVASRYVGYFIAAMLVILGLFPQVGVIFSMMPDPVLGGATLLMFGTVAAAGIRILASQEIDRRAIMVIALSLSMGLGVELVPEIVKALPEGVRGIFSSGISTGGLVAIISNTIFRK; encoded by the coding sequence ATGAACCAAACACCATCTACTGATCTGATCTATTCGGTGGACGACAGACCACCCTTTAAGGATGCCCTCTTTGCTGCGCTTCAGCATCTTTTGGCCATCTTTGTTGCGATCATCACACCACCTCTCATCATTGCGGATGCTCTTTCGCTTGATCCTGAGACCAAGGCATTCCTCATTTCTATGGCACTCTTTGTGTCAGGTATCTCCACGTTCGTCCAATGTAGAGGCGTCGGGGGGATAGGGGCACGACTTCTGTGTGTGCAGGGGACAAGTTTTTCGTTTATCAGTCCTATTATCAGTGCCGGACTTGCAGGAGGATTGCCACTTATTTTTGGTTGTACCATTGCGGCTGCTCCCATTGAAATGATCGTAAGTCGGATATTCAAGTATGTCAAGCACATCGTTACACCCATCGTTTCGGGCACCGTTGTTCTTCTTATCGGGTTATCTCTGATCAAGGTCGGAGTTGTCGCTTGTGGCGGTGGTTTTGATGCCATGGGAGACGGCACATTTGGGCATTGGCACAACCTGCTTGTGGCTGGATCTGTCCTTGTTTCGGTCTTGTTCTTTAACAAGATGAACAACAAATACCTTCGCATGAGCTCCATAGTCCTTGGTATCATTGTCGGTTATATCGTAGCCATGTCCCTTGGCATGGTGGACTACTCGCTTATTGAAGGAGCTAAGACCTGGAAGCTCAATGCTCCTCTCCCATTTAAGTACGGTTTTAAGTTCGAATGGGGACACTTCATCGCCCTTGGCATCATTTATCTCATTACAGCCATTGAGGCTTCCGGAGACGTTACTGCCAATTCGATGATCTCCGGTCTCAAGATCAGTGGCGACAGTTATCTCAAAAGGGTATCGGGAGGAGTCATGGCAGATGGCTTCAACTCTCTCCTCGCCGGGGTATTCAACTCTTTCCCCAACTCCATCTTTGCCCAAAACAATGGTATCATACAGCTTACCGGTGTAGCCAGTCGTTATGTCGGTTATTTCATCGCAGCTATGCTTGTCATTCTTGGATTATTTCCACAAGTCGGAGTGATCTTCTCCATGATGCCCGATCCGGTACTTGGCGGGGCGACCTTACTCATGTTTGGCACTGTTGCGGCTGCAGGTATCCGCATCTTGGCTTCTCAAGAAATCGACCGTAGAGCCATCATGGTTATAGCTCTCAGTCTCTCTATGGGGCTCGGCGTAGAGTTGGTTCCCGAGATTGTCAAAGCCCTTCCCGAAGGTGTCCGTGGCATCTTCTCATCAGGGATCTCTACCGGTGGTCTTGTAGCGATCATCTCCAACACTATCTTCAGAAAATAA
- the gltX gene encoding glutamate--tRNA ligase, with protein MIENMRKVRVRFAPSPTGPLHIGGVRTALYNYLFAKQHGGDLILRIEDTDSTRFVPGAEEYIISSLEWLGIKFDEGVSYGGEFGPYRQSERRDLYRKYVEQLLNDGLAYKSYDTPEELENKRKEVDNFQYDASTRLGMKNSLSLSAEECRKLEEAGVPYVVRLKIEPGEDVIVNDLIRGEVRINSSVLDDKVLYKTVDDLPTYHLANIVDDHHMEVTHVIRGEEWISSAPLHVLLYRALGWEDTMPQFAHLPLLLKPEGNGKLSKRDGDRLGFPVFPLEWVAPDGAISSGYRESGYLPEAVVNFLALLGWNPGDDTEMMSMDTLILKFDLSRCSKSGAKFDYEKGKWFNHKYIQEYSLPALVEACMPYCVKAGLNPAPERLSSALELIRDRITLLPDVVEQVAFLFEAPVTYDEKTVQKRWKAETPAQMKSACEMLGALSDFSSANIETKIKEWIEANGYGMGAVMNALRLALVGASKGPHINDIIAFLGKDETIARLQRSIATITVA; from the coding sequence ATGATAGAAAATATGCGTAAAGTCAGAGTGAGATTTGCTCCAAGCCCTACCGGACCTCTTCATATCGGAGGGGTGCGTACGGCTTTGTACAACTACCTTTTTGCCAAACAACATGGAGGTGACCTGATCCTTCGTATCGAGGATACGGACTCTACCCGCTTTGTGCCGGGAGCGGAGGAATACATCATCTCTTCTTTGGAATGGTTGGGAATAAAGTTTGATGAGGGTGTCTCCTATGGAGGTGAGTTCGGACCTTATCGTCAGAGCGAACGCAGAGACTTGTACCGTAAGTATGTCGAGCAACTGCTCAATGATGGCCTCGCATATAAGTCCTATGATACCCCTGAAGAACTCGAAAATAAGCGCAAGGAGGTAGATAACTTCCAGTATGATGCTTCGACAAGATTGGGGATGAAAAATTCTCTCTCCCTCTCTGCAGAGGAGTGCCGGAAGTTGGAAGAAGCCGGAGTGCCTTACGTTGTCCGCTTGAAGATCGAGCCGGGTGAAGATGTCATTGTCAATGACTTGATCCGTGGTGAGGTGCGTATCAACTCTTCGGTACTTGATGACAAGGTCTTGTACAAGACGGTAGATGACCTGCCTACTTATCACTTGGCAAATATCGTGGACGACCACCACATGGAAGTGACTCATGTCATCCGTGGTGAAGAGTGGATTTCTTCTGCGCCACTGCATGTGCTGTTGTACAGAGCTCTTGGTTGGGAAGATACCATGCCACAGTTTGCACACCTGCCTCTGCTCCTAAAGCCTGAAGGTAATGGCAAGCTGAGCAAGCGTGACGGTGATCGTCTCGGCTTCCCGGTCTTCCCTCTCGAATGGGTCGCTCCCGATGGTGCTATCAGTTCGGGTTACAGAGAAAGTGGTTATCTTCCCGAGGCTGTCGTGAACTTCTTGGCTCTTCTTGGTTGGAATCCCGGTGACGATACCGAGATGATGTCTATGGACACACTTATTTTGAAGTTTGACCTCAGCCGTTGTAGCAAGAGTGGTGCGAAGTTTGACTATGAAAAAGGTAAGTGGTTCAACCACAAATATATTCAAGAGTACTCATTGCCCGCCCTTGTGGAGGCTTGTATGCCTTATTGTGTGAAGGCGGGATTGAATCCTGCTCCGGAGCGTCTCTCTTCGGCACTTGAGTTGATAAGAGACCGTATCACTCTGCTTCCTGATGTGGTCGAACAAGTCGCATTCTTGTTTGAAGCTCCTGTGACTTATGACGAAAAGACAGTCCAGAAGCGTTGGAAAGCGGAAACGCCTGCGCAGATGAAGTCCGCTTGTGAGATGTTGGGTGCGTTATCTGATTTTAGCTCGGCCAATATAGAGACTAAGATAAAAGAATGGATCGAGGCTAATGGATATGGCATGGGGGCCGTGATGAATGCTTTGCGCCTTGCTCTTGTCGGAGCGTCCAAAGGTCCGCACATCAACGATATCATCGCGTTCTTGGGCAAAGATGAAACCATCGCTCGTCTACAACGCAGTATAGCAACTATTACTGTGGCCTGA
- the kbl gene encoding glycine C-acetyltransferase, whose product MYGKIQEHLQNEIKEIRNAGLYKEERIIISAQTAEIKVNDNGQEKEVLNFCANNYLGLSDNPRLIDAAKKAMDTHGFGMSSVRFICGTQDIHKQLEKAISNYFKTEDTILYAACFDANGGVFEPLFTEEDAIISDSLNHASIIDGVRLCKAKRYRFANANMEELEKCLQEAQAQRFRIIVTDGVFSMDGNVAPMDKICDLAEKYDALVMVDECHSAGVVGKTGRGVAEQYNVYGRVDIHTGTLGKAFGGAVGGFTTGRKEIIEMLRQRSRPYLFSNSIPPAVVGAGIEMFKMLEESNDLHTKLMENVTYFRDKMTAAGFDIKPTQSAICAVMLYDAPLSQKYAARLLDEGIYVTGFYYPVVPKGEARIRVQLSAAHDRKHLDKAIEAFIKVGKELGVIK is encoded by the coding sequence ATGTACGGAAAGATCCAAGAACATCTCCAAAATGAGATCAAAGAGATCCGCAACGCCGGTCTCTACAAAGAAGAGCGCATCATCATCAGTGCTCAGACCGCTGAGATCAAAGTCAATGACAACGGTCAAGAAAAAGAAGTCCTTAACTTCTGTGCCAACAACTACCTCGGTCTATCAGACAACCCTCGTCTGATCGACGCAGCAAAGAAGGCGATGGATACCCACGGCTTTGGTATGTCATCTGTACGCTTCATCTGCGGTACACAAGACATCCACAAGCAACTTGAGAAGGCCATCTCCAACTACTTCAAGACAGAAGATACCATCCTCTATGCCGCTTGCTTTGATGCCAACGGTGGTGTATTCGAGCCGCTATTCACCGAAGAAGATGCTATCATCTCTGACAGTCTCAACCACGCATCCATCATCGACGGAGTCCGTCTCTGTAAGGCTAAGAGATACCGTTTTGCAAATGCTAATATGGAAGAGCTCGAAAAGTGCCTCCAAGAAGCACAAGCACAGAGATTCCGCATCATCGTCACCGACGGTGTCTTCTCTATGGACGGTAATGTCGCACCTATGGACAAGATCTGCGACTTGGCAGAGAAGTACGATGCCCTCGTGATGGTAGACGAATGTCACTCGGCAGGTGTCGTGGGCAAGACCGGTCGTGGTGTTGCCGAACAGTACAATGTCTACGGCCGTGTAGACATCCACACCGGCACACTCGGAAAGGCTTTTGGTGGAGCAGTAGGTGGATTTACGACAGGTCGCAAGGAGATCATCGAGATGCTCCGCCAGCGTTCACGTCCATACCTCTTCTCAAACTCGATCCCACCCGCAGTCGTAGGCGCAGGTATCGAGATGTTCAAGATGCTCGAAGAGAGCAACGACCTTCACACCAAGCTGATGGAAAACGTTACTTACTTCCGTGACAAGATGACTGCTGCAGGTTTCGACATCAAGCCTACACAGTCAGCCATCTGCGCTGTCATGCTCTACGATGCACCTCTATCACAGAAGTATGCAGCTCGTCTCCTCGACGAAGGTATCTACGTGACAGGCTTCTACTACCCAGTTGTACCAAAGGGCGAAGCTCGCATCCGCGTACAGCTTTCTGCGGCTCATGATCGCAAGCACCTTGACAAGGCTATCGAAGCCTTCATCAAGGTTGGTAAAGAGCTTGGCGTGATCAAGTAA
- the xpt gene encoding xanthine phosphoribosyltransferase, translating to MELLKQRIKQDGKCFPGGILKVDNFINHQMDPDLMYEIALEFKRLYEDSGVNKIVTIEASGIAPAIMTGYVMKLPVVFIKKKQPKTMEDMISTVVHSFTKDRDYTVCISKSFLTPEDKVLFIDDFLAFGNAALGAKSLIEQAGASVVGMGFLIEKAFQDGGQALRAQGVRVDSLAIIDSLDNCCISFQDE from the coding sequence ATGGAACTTCTTAAACAACGCATCAAGCAAGACGGTAAATGCTTCCCCGGCGGTATCCTAAAGGTCGATAACTTCATCAACCATCAGATGGATCCCGATCTGATGTATGAGATTGCATTAGAGTTCAAGAGACTGTACGAGGACTCCGGGGTCAATAAGATTGTCACGATTGAGGCCAGCGGTATCGCCCCCGCCATCATGACCGGATATGTGATGAAGTTGCCTGTCGTCTTCATCAAGAAGAAGCAACCCAAGACAATGGAAGACATGATCTCCACTGTCGTACACTCTTTTACGAAGGACAGAGACTATACCGTATGTATCTCCAAGAGTTTTTTGACGCCTGAAGACAAAGTCCTTTTTATAGACGACTTTTTGGCTTTTGGAAACGCAGCCTTGGGTGCAAAGAGTCTTATCGAACAGGCTGGAGCATCAGTCGTCGGTATGGGCTTCCTTATTGAGAAAGCATTTCAAGACGGTGGGCAAGCTCTCAGGGCACAGGGCGTACGAGTGGACTCACTCGCCATTATCGATTCTTTGGACAACTGCTGTATATCATTCCAAGACGAATGA
- the obgE gene encoding GTPase ObgE, producing the protein MAESNFVDYVKIYCRSGKGGRGSSHFRREKYIPKGGPDGGNGGRGGDVYLRGNRNYWTLLHLKYDRHIFATHGEPGSAKNSSGKDGQDVYIDVPCGTVVYNAETGDYICDVKSDGEVIRLLKGGKGGLGNTNFKTATNQAPRYAQPGEPYEEIVVVLQLKLLADVGLVGFPNAGKSTLLSVVSAAKPKIANYPFTTLEPNLGIVTYRDDRSFVMADIPGIIEGAAEGKGLGIRFLRHIERNSVLLFVIPADTDDISKEYNILLNELEQYNPELMGKNKVLGISKADLIDEELEDMLRPTLPDGVPTVFFSAVTGKGVQTLKDLIWSSITMNNFHDVSPIVRRNLHLGISEEMDDENLMGSVYYEEYDDEEEFEGEDAGGVMLDEDGFEG; encoded by the coding sequence ATGGCAGAGTCCAATTTTGTAGACTACGTCAAGATATATTGCCGTTCCGGAAAGGGTGGAAGGGGATCGTCCCACTTCCGCCGCGAGAAGTACATCCCCAAGGGTGGCCCGGATGGAGGTAACGGAGGTCGTGGAGGTGATGTCTATCTCCGTGGTAATCGTAACTATTGGACACTCCTGCACCTGAAGTACGATCGGCACATCTTTGCCACTCACGGCGAGCCGGGAAGTGCAAAGAATTCGTCCGGAAAAGATGGACAAGATGTCTACATAGATGTCCCTTGCGGTACGGTCGTTTACAATGCCGAGACCGGGGATTATATCTGTGACGTCAAGAGTGATGGAGAGGTCATCCGCCTGCTCAAGGGGGGAAAGGGTGGTCTCGGAAATACCAACTTCAAGACTGCGACCAACCAGGCTCCTCGCTATGCCCAACCAGGAGAACCCTACGAGGAGATCGTCGTGGTACTTCAGTTGAAGCTTCTTGCCGATGTGGGGCTTGTCGGATTTCCCAATGCGGGGAAGTCTACCCTCTTGTCTGTAGTCTCGGCAGCCAAGCCAAAGATTGCAAACTATCCGTTTACGACTCTTGAGCCGAACCTCGGTATCGTCACTTATCGTGATGATCGCTCTTTCGTCATGGCGGACATCCCGGGTATCATCGAGGGTGCGGCAGAGGGAAAAGGATTGGGGATCAGATTTCTACGCCATATAGAGCGTAACTCTGTCCTACTTTTCGTCATACCGGCCGATACCGACGATATCTCAAAGGAATACAACATCCTCCTTAATGAGCTGGAGCAGTATAACCCCGAGCTCATGGGAAAGAACAAGGTGCTGGGGATCTCCAAGGCCGACCTCATCGATGAGGAGCTGGAGGATATGCTTCGCCCGACTTTACCGGACGGTGTGCCGACGGTATTTTTCTCTGCCGTCACAGGTAAGGGGGTACAGACCCTCAAGGACTTGATATGGTCAAGCATCACAATGAATAACTTCCACGATGTCTCTCCTATCGTTCGTCGTAATCTGCACTTGGGTATATCCGAAGAGATGGATGACGAAAACCTCATGGGATCTGTCTACTACGAAGAGTATGATGATGAGGAGGAGTTTGAGGGCGAAGATGCCGGAGGGGTGATGCTGGATGAAGATGGCTTCGAGGGATAA
- a CDS encoding PL29 family lyase N-terminal domain-containing protein translates to MKIKQISILTILSLLLSMTVGSCYKEDVNTLYSRQYALAGSLKALNEQVNKVNENISNIREIIQILENKEPISALEYDIVTKPDHSKDTIGVKVTIGTKQIYIPFGRDGKDGKDGKDGETPQVEIGSNGNWFVNGKDTGVPATGQDGKTPKIGAMQDPDNPTDENFYWTISYGDGKPPVFILDANGNKIKANGSKGDKGDKGDKGDQGEKGNDGVNSPITGITIEPDGTVVIHTTLPIGDVRLPGKEQTLFDIKPEKSLLNGADASARFDEPTRSLMFEEIAEEIEFPFEKSDKLTTVYAALPRGWEYRIDQAAKKIYVTSPKMGWGPDTPHTAEAIFFARDADGKTYSRNLNLKLKTKIFLNYFFNDNPKVPIYKSNTPYNTLTFSANKTTTHVTRWHELDANGEFKVPSPAPVSYQLGSSDNAILLEKLRQDVYRGFDKPATMDNSNFAVVDFFYDNEYITYASYQPETTPNNAILVNRKVDANNPNPHGIIYQEPVPWDTYASYSTFFSGNNSDRFTVRLQRVTQKVRLRCKSPKKLLGLASSDDFDLSRVVLKIPTTTAMQNGQGKHHLGKFSVTKVNKDLRDKDGNPILKYDSSTEMLTAEFATFLPSQTMHYAFVVEYTKQDGSLVKKTLIRSNYPFSLPSGGNVITFNYNYKVPEHTGLNTFQVFTPGAGTTTTDMTVRNPLPNEREW, encoded by the coding sequence ATGAAAATAAAACAGATATCTATTCTGACAATCCTATCCTTGCTCCTTTCGATGACTGTCGGGAGCTGTTACAAGGAGGATGTCAATACACTATACAGTCGCCAGTATGCACTTGCAGGTAGCCTCAAGGCACTGAATGAGCAGGTAAATAAGGTCAATGAAAACATTTCAAACATAAGGGAAATCATTCAGATCCTCGAGAATAAAGAGCCCATTTCTGCCCTTGAGTATGATATTGTCACCAAGCCTGATCATAGCAAAGATACGATAGGTGTAAAGGTAACCATAGGTACCAAGCAGATCTATATACCATTCGGTCGTGATGGTAAGGACGGCAAGGATGGCAAAGATGGAGAGACACCCCAGGTCGAAATAGGTTCTAATGGAAACTGGTTCGTAAACGGCAAAGATACCGGTGTACCTGCTACAGGACAAGATGGCAAAACACCTAAAATTGGTGCTATGCAAGACCCTGACAATCCTACAGACGAGAACTTCTATTGGACGATCTCTTACGGAGATGGCAAGCCCCCTGTCTTCATCTTGGATGCCAACGGTAATAAAATCAAAGCTAATGGCTCTAAGGGAGATAAAGGAGACAAGGGAGACAAGGGCGATCAAGGTGAAAAGGGGAATGATGGCGTCAATAGCCCCATCACTGGGATTACGATCGAGCCGGATGGAACTGTTGTGATCCATACGACACTGCCTATCGGAGATGTAAGATTGCCCGGTAAGGAGCAGACTTTGTTTGACATCAAGCCCGAGAAGTCCCTCCTCAACGGTGCAGATGCTTCTGCACGATTTGATGAGCCTACTCGTTCTTTGATGTTTGAGGAAATTGCTGAAGAAATCGAGTTCCCATTTGAGAAGTCGGACAAACTTACGACTGTATATGCTGCTCTCCCAAGAGGGTGGGAGTACCGTATCGATCAGGCTGCTAAGAAGATCTATGTCACCTCTCCAAAGATGGGTTGGGGGCCTGATACCCCTCACACGGCAGAGGCTATATTCTTTGCCCGAGATGCGGATGGTAAGACTTACTCTCGTAATCTCAATCTGAAACTGAAGACAAAGATCTTCCTTAACTACTTCTTCAACGATAACCCTAAGGTGCCTATTTACAAGTCAAATACACCATACAATACGCTCACATTCTCTGCAAACAAGACGACTACTCACGTCACGAGATGGCATGAGCTGGATGCCAACGGAGAATTCAAAGTCCCTTCTCCGGCTCCTGTGTCTTATCAACTCGGAAGCTCGGATAATGCCATACTCCTTGAGAAGCTCAGACAAGATGTGTATCGAGGTTTTGATAAGCCGGCTACAATGGACAATAGTAATTTTGCTGTTGTGGACTTTTTCTACGACAACGAGTATATAACCTATGCATCCTATCAACCGGAGACAACTCCGAACAACGCTATACTCGTCAATAGGAAAGTCGATGCCAACAATCCAAATCCTCATGGGATCATATATCAAGAACCTGTGCCATGGGATACATATGCGTCCTATTCCACATTCTTCTCCGGTAACAACTCGGATCGCTTCACAGTCCGTCTTCAGAGAGTCACGCAGAAGGTGAGGTTGAGATGTAAGTCTCCCAAGAAACTCCTCGGTCTTGCTTCCAGCGATGATTTTGATCTGAGTAGAGTCGTGCTCAAGATCCCTACTACCACAGCAATGCAGAATGGGCAGGGAAAGCACCATCTAGGTAAATTCTCCGTTACCAAAGTGAATAAGGATCTGAGAGATAAGGATGGTAATCCTATTCTTAAGTATGACAGCAGTACTGAGATGCTTACAGCGGAGTTTGCAACCTTCTTGCCAAGCCAAACCATGCACTATGCCTTTGTGGTGGAGTACACCAAGCAAGATGGGAGTCTTGTGAAGAAGACCTTGATACGATCAAATTACCCATTTTCTCTTCCCTCCGGAGGTAATGTGATTACATTCAACTACAATTACAAAGTCCCTGAGCATACAGGGCTAAACACATTCCAAGTTTTTACTCCGGGGGCCGGCACTACAACCACAGACATGACTGTACGTAATCCTCTACCTAACGAACGGGAATGGTGA
- a CDS encoding DMT family transporter, with protein MSLLNIDKTKAIGHIAILGANIAFAVNIPIAKTLVGPEGIHPLAISFFRFTGAMICFWLVSLLLPREKVSKKDLIKLFFAGLCAVGINQVLFAVALEYTTPLDIALINTTGPIFTLLMATLIIKEPLTPLKGVGVGLGAVGAVWLALLSNSSEGTESGGVHTIGIILVAISVLAYAIYLTLFKDVINKYHPITLMKWMFTFAFVLTTPFFFPLVLKSDLGSKSPEFFFSLSYVVVFATFVAYLLIPISQKRLRPTVISMYIYIQPLIAGVVSIAVGMDVWHWSRVPAILLIFVGVYLVTQSKSKQDLRQT; from the coding sequence ATGAGCCTTCTTAATATCGATAAGACGAAAGCCATAGGGCATATTGCCATCCTTGGAGCAAACATCGCTTTTGCCGTTAATATCCCTATTGCCAAGACTCTCGTAGGGCCTGAGGGGATTCATCCGCTGGCTATTTCGTTTTTTCGATTTACGGGAGCAATGATTTGTTTTTGGCTCGTGTCTCTTCTTCTTCCTCGTGAGAAGGTCTCAAAGAAAGATCTCATCAAGCTCTTTTTTGCCGGTTTGTGTGCCGTCGGGATCAACCAAGTCCTATTTGCTGTAGCATTGGAGTACACGACGCCACTTGATATCGCTCTCATCAATACCACAGGACCCATCTTTACTCTCCTCATGGCGACCCTCATTATAAAAGAGCCACTCACTCCACTCAAGGGAGTCGGCGTGGGTTTGGGTGCTGTCGGTGCTGTTTGGCTTGCTCTCCTCTCCAATAGCTCTGAAGGTACCGAAAGTGGAGGGGTACACACTATTGGTATCATCCTTGTGGCCATAAGCGTCTTGGCCTATGCCATTTATCTTACACTCTTCAAGGATGTCATCAATAAGTACCATCCCATTACTTTGATGAAGTGGATGTTTACCTTCGCTTTTGTCCTCACGACACCTTTCTTCTTTCCTTTGGTGCTCAAGTCCGATTTGGGAAGCAAGTCACCTGAGTTTTTCTTTAGTTTGAGCTATGTTGTCGTGTTCGCAACATTCGTCGCCTATCTATTGATCCCCATATCTCAGAAGAGACTCCGTCCTACTGTCATCAGTATGTATATCTATATTCAGCCTCTCATTGCCGGGGTCGTGTCTATAGCCGTCGGCATGGATGTCTGGCATTGGAGTAGGGTGCCTGCGATCTTGCTCATCTTTGTCGGAGTTTATCTTGTGACACAAAGTAAAAGCAAGCAGGATCTCCGACAGACCTAA